The nucleotide window TTTGTATGACGTGCTATTCCTCTCTTACGCTGTGGTCTTGCATGCCGACACGTGGGCAGCGTTTCCCGTGTAGTGGACGTCACATTGGACCACGTTGTTGGCAAAGTTTGATTCCTGAATTTTCTTCTTGGGATTGACGGTCacctgacaacaaaaaaaaaaaaaaaaaacagtacactCAACCATCGTAGCATGTTGCTAATGTCAATCGCTAAAGCTATCATAACATTGATGTACTTCATATGACTGACTTTTACTTTTTACAGTTAAGACTGTTTAACTTCATTtaaaattcataaaacaatgttttaattgttctgaTGTCTTTAAaagtgctacataaataaaactGCGTTGACAGTTAAGATTACATTAAATTGGACTAGACTGATGAAACTCTAATAGGCTAGTTAACATTGAACAAAACCAGACTACACTGGATTAAACCATTTTAGACTATTATCACTAGTTTATACTGGCCTAGACTAAATTAACTACACTGCCCTAGATTACACagagatcatgacaatgttgtgcatatctgtaaattgaagcagaaatcatttgtcaatcaaataattttgaatcgaaaatcgtttgaatcgagaatcgaaaatcgattctgaatcgaatcgtagacccaaaaatcgtaatcgaatcgaatcgtgagacagtcaaagattcccagccctactataCTGGATTAATTTGGATTAGAGTACAAAGTGATATAGACCAGATTAAATTGGACAAGACTGTATTAAATTGCACCTGTTCTTCTACTGGTATAAATTGTGCTAGTGACCTTGAGTTTGTATTTGCCCGGAGCCACGTCGGTGATGTCGATCCACTGACAGTCGATGTCGGCGTTGTATGTGTCGTAACAGCCCGGACTCAAACCCTGAGCGTGCACACACGTATGAATGGCATGTCAGACGTTACGTCGAACCAGAAGACGACGTAACGGGGCGAAACGACGAGGTTGACCTGCGTGTGCGAGGTGCAGGCGTATCTCCGGTAGTATCCCGCCTCACAGGAAGTGTCCTCCAGACAGAAACTGGCCTTGTGTCCTTCCGCCACCGCTTTGCCGGTCTTGGCGTCCGCCAACTCGTACAGGCTGAAATCGTCCATGCTGTGAAAGTGACTTGACGAGACGCACGGCCAATCAGAACACAGCACGCGTGGAGGATGTGTAGATCAGATTTGATACATTTGGACAAGACTAGTAATACTAGTGTACAACATTAGATTTAAATGAAGAGTCCGAGAGGGCTTCACAGACCCATGGTTGACAAATATTACCGACATCCCCCTGTTTCTTACTTGTGACAGCTGTGCCACTCCCAGGAGTACGGCGCTTTGCTCGGCAGAAAGTCGGCGGTTCCCTGGTTCTTCACACGCTGAGGGAACCTCAGCAGAACTCTCATGTCGTAATCTCCAGCAGACCTCGCAGAACTCAACAACAAGACAAGATAGCCGTTATCTTGGCATTCCACATTCTAGCTAACGAGTACAACGTACCATAGAAGTCGTAATCACTACTGGGTACTCGACTCATGTTAATTAAGTTAGATGAGAATAGATTATATTAAACTAGATTGCAATTGGACTGATAGTGGATTAAAATGGACTAAAGTCAATTTGGCCTAGATTGAGGTGTACTGAAGTAGGTTTTGACTGGATTCAGATGAAAGTGAGTCCATGTGAATTCAAGTAAATTTTAGTCTGATAAAGTGGATTAATCTACATTTAGACTAGATTCAAGTACATTTAAACAACATTGCAGTCAATTTAGACAGACATAAAGTGGATTTATACAagattaaagtgatttagaatgGATCAAACACAAATTTATACCAGATTACACTGATTTGGACTGgattaaatagaattaaaatagATTTAGAACATATATTTAGGATGGATAAAAGTGGGTTTAGACTGTGTGAAATTGATTTACActtaattaaattgaatttaaaaaaagaagaagaagaaaaccaaATTAACCAGATTTAGACTGGAATGAATGAAAACAGGATTGAAGTGGATTCAGATAAACAAGTGAGATTTCAAGAGATTTAACTTGATTTAGAGAGAATTGAAGTAGATTTAGATTTAAAGTAGATTtattcatttggaactggtatTCATACAATTAAAGTAGGTTTAGACTGGATTCAGATGAATGAGTCCAAGTGAATTGAAGAAGATTTTAAGAGTAGAATAAAGGTGATTAATCTACATTTAGACTGGatcaaattacatttaaaattgaaGTACATAGATTTAGACTGATATACTGTAACATGGATTTATACCagattaaagtgatttagaatgGATAAAACTGGATTTATACCAGATTACACTGATTTGGACTGTATTCAATAGAattaaaatagatttaaaacATATATTTAGGATGGATAAAAGTGGGTTTAGACTGTGTGAAATTGATTTACACCTAATtcatgtgaataaaaaaaaggaagaaaaccacATGAACCATATTTAGACTGGAATTAATGAAAACGGGATTGAAGtgtattcagataaaaaaacaaaaaagttatttCAAGAGATTTAACTTGATTTGGAGTGGAATGAAGTAGATTTAAAGTAGATTTATTCAGTTAGCACTGGTATTTAGACGAATAAAATAGCTTTAGATTGAATTAAATCATATTCAGACTGGATTAAACTGATTTAGATTGGACTGAAGTAGATTCATCCAACATTAAACAGATTTAGACTGAATTAAACTAGATTAGGATTTAACCAAATTCAGACTGGATTGAAGTAGATTTGGGGTTGGAATTGGGATTATATGAATTCAAGTAGTTTTAGACAGGATTGAAGTAGATCCAAACTGGATTAAATTTCTTTAAACTGACTAAAAATGAGTTAGAGAGGATTACATAGATTTAATGGATGAATTAAAGTACACTTGTCTGGATTTAGCCAAATTTGTACTGGATAGGtgtcaattttaatttaaagcaGATTTAGTGGGTTTGAATTGAGATTAAAGGGAATGATAGTTTTGGAGTGTATTAAAACAGATTCGGACTGGATTAAGTTGCGGATGAAAGCACCTTTATACTGGTTTAAAGTGTTTTGTGTCATGGTGTCTCACGTGGCGAGGCAGTTCTCCTCAGCCGCACAGCGTAGGTTGTACATGGGAATTCTGTGGATGTATGCACCCACTTGGATGTGGTACGCATCAGGAACCAGATCAGGAAGACCTGCGTGCGGTGACATCATCACCGTGACATCATCACGCAATGACACACAAACAGTGGGAGTGCTCAAAGCCACTCAGGGGAACATTTGCTCCAAAATTATGAGAAGCACATAAATATATTCTAATGTGCAGGTTCATGACTATACCAGCTGCACTCTGCCCCCTAGTGGACTGGAGGTCTTTTCCCGGGAAGGATAGTCATTTTGTCCAACTTTTTCAAGCCATAATGATTAGTTTTTATATTCAAAAGTCATTTCTCACCATTCTGGTGGTACCTGGTTCCGTAGCCATGCCAGTGTCGGGTCCAAGCCCTGGGTCTATAGTAGGAGTTGTAGTAGTTATAGTACGGGTAGTAGTTGGACGCCTTGTACGGGTTGTATGGGTCGTCTCCGACCATCCCGTCATCTCCAGAATCTGCTCTTGGGTTTGGTCTTGGTTCCGCTCCTGGGTCTGATCTTGATGGAGGTCTCTGACGCGCTATAGCTCGTAACTGCGCGCCGCCATTGGCCGCGGGTACTCTTGGGGCGACTCGGATCGCAGCGGAGGTCTCGTTAGCTCCGCTAAGAAGCACCACGCGGCTACCGGAGGAGCTCCTGGTCTGGGCGCGAGGCTGGTAGCGGGACCCCTGACTCAGGATGCTGAAGACTTGCCCGTTGTGGCGCCAAGTCAACCCCTGCGTCAGCCCCCCCGCCTGCTGCTTCTGCTCAGCACCGCTTCCACTTCCTGTCAGTAGAGAACAGCAGAAGAGCACAAAGACGTGCGCCGGAACATACCCCATCCTCGACTTGTTTTTCGCCAAGTTGTGCTGGAGTATGCAGCTCGCAAGTGGTCTGAggagcatgtgtgtgtgcgtgtgcgagtgCGTACTGTAGGGGAGGAGTTAGCTCGACTTCCATGACAAGAACAATCACAAATAACTTCACCTAAATAATTAAATTGAAGATAAAACAGAGGTGTGAGGAAGTCAAATATGCACAACTCGTGAATTTAAAGTTATAAAAGTCCCTCTAAAGTAAACACACTAGAGTGAAGAATGTTAACAACcttgccaaatttgaatgacttaaaaaaaacaaaaaaaactgtaaagtgTGTCAAATTAAGCTATTGTCAACTGCCAATCAAATAACACTAATACCAGAAAAAATGGATACTACCTCATCTATCTGTTTTCCCAACACAAACCTAAATTGCGcttcaaaaataaatcacaagctAGCCAAGGCTTTTTCATTACGCTACCAGTGGTGCTAGCCACCAGCTAGCTTGCGAGCTAACAGGCAACAAGGGCTCCTTCTGGCACGACAGATGTCCACagtcaactgtcaatcaaatacaaCTAATACCAGAAAAATGTTTACTACTTCATTTTGCAACTTTCTTAAGCCTACAAAATCCTACATTAAGTTACGAAAATAAATCACAGGCTATCCGAGGCTTTTCATGGCGCGACCAGAGGTGCTAGCCATCAGCTAGCTTGCGAGTTAACAGGCAACGAGGGCTCCTTCTGGCCAACAGACGTCCACGGTCAATTGTCAAACAAATACAATACCAGAAAATTTTTTACTACTTCATCTAGTAACTTTGTTAAGCCCACACAATCCtacattgagttaaaaaaataaaaaaataaaaaattcacagGCTATCCAGGGCGTTTCATGGCGCAACCAGAGGTGCTAGCCAAAAGCTAGCTTGCGAGCTAACAGGCAAAGAGGGCCCCTTACAGATGTCCAAagtcaactgtcaatcaaatacaaCTAATACCAGCAAAATGTTTACTACTTAATATAACAACTTTCTTAAGTCTATAAATCCTACATTGAGTTACGGAAAATAAATCACAGGCTAGCCAAGGCTTTTGATGACGCTATCAGAGATGCTAGCCACCAACTAGCTTGCGAGCTAACAGGCTAATGGGCATCCTTCCAGCTGGCGGTTTCACCTACTTGCTTGGAAATATAACGACAGTGAGCTGTTCTGTAAATTGTGGCATCTAGGGTAGACATAATTTCAGGGTGTaggcttagctagctagctaattattCGCTGTGATGgtagaaaggagaaaaaaagatataataataactaagtAAGCAATTGTTCCAGACGCAACTGCGCTGTTAGTGCTAGGTTTGTTATATGTGGAACTGTTCTGGACCATTATGGAAACaaacagtataaaataattcatCTGCTACATGCCCCGTGAGGTCGCACATGTTGCAAATGCCACAAACTGCCACTGATGCTAACTGAAGCTGGAACGAAGCTAAAGCGTCAAGCAGCAGGAGCGGCGGCAGTAAAAATGAAGGGGGGGAAATCGGGTTTTATTCACAACTTTCCACACACTGTGCATTAATTATGTGTTCCTCCTGGTGTGTGAGGAGTGACGATAATGAAGCCGTGTTGTTGTCGTGGGGTATGAGGTAGCGAGTACGAGGAGAGAAGATGATTGACGGGTCGTCAGCAGCAGAAAAATGCAAGGATGTGAAGCTGCCTGATGTAAGTTGATCCTCCGGTAAGTCGGCAAGTAACTTTTCTtttaggctgtttttttttttatgtggggtTGTGGTGGATAGAGGAGAACCTCCCACCCCCTCGCACCCCTACCGTCACCACCGCTGGGCACACAGGATGCTTtgaaaataaagatgaaattgAGGCACTTTCTTTTCTTCCACCCACTGGCACACTGTAAAACTGAAATGCACACACAGCCGCCCACGTGTTAAAAACACACatatgctaatttccattagcCCTTCTATTGTGTTTTATATGTTAGCAATTAGCtagtatattttttgttttcacggAATGACACTTTGTTCAACATTTTGGTGTTTCAATATAAAATGTTTGAAGGTTTGGTTGTTACCctaacatctatgctaatttctgttatCCTGCCTATGGTGATTTGCATTGTatgatagcattaagctagtagttttttgttcatgaattGTTTGGTAGAACTTTCTCTATATTGCGGAATTTGCAGATTTTCACCAATATGCACGTATGCTCCCCCGATAAACGTCAGTTCACTGTATACGTAAAAAACAATCCTGTAAAAGACCGTCGTGATTATCATAAAAACATGCGAATGCCGTTTAAAGTTTTACAGTTCACGGGGTACATTTGTGCATTAGCTGCTAGCAGCACGTGCTCTAAAAGCTGTAAAGTTTAACGAGCGTCTGGTGAACATGAAAGGCTCAGTGGCTCGTCCGATAAGAAGCAGGTGTGCAGGGCCGTAATGAGGGGGCCCGGCGGGCGAGCGGGCATAGCGCCCCATGTGCCACGCACGTAAATGAATGTTAACATCAGACAATAGCTGCGGCGGCTACCTCAATTTGCTACGTGAAGGAAAACTTCTTACGAGCCGATAAAAACGGGTTTAAGAAGATGAAGCCGCAAAGAGCAGGCAGCCAATGACGTACAAGAGTTACGGACTACTGCAAATCTTGCCACATCATCATATCGTAAATCTCAATATTATCTTTTTAATTGTTACTTCTTCCCATCTGGTAACCGAAAAAACTGAATA belongs to Festucalex cinctus isolate MCC-2025b chromosome 5, RoL_Fcin_1.0, whole genome shotgun sequence and includes:
- the lox gene encoding protein-lysine 6-oxidase; the protein is MLLRPLASCILQHNLAKNKSRMGYVPAHVFVLFCCSLLTGSGSGAEQKQQAGGLTQGLTWRHNGQVFSILSQGSRYQPRAQTRSSSGSRVVLLSGANETSAAIRVAPRVPAANGGAQLRAIARQRPPSRSDPGAEPRPNPRADSGDDGMVGDDPYNPYKASNYYPYYNYYNSYYRPRAWTRHWHGYGTRYHQNGLPDLVPDAYHIQVGAYIHRIPMYNLRCAAEENCLATSARSAGDYDMRVLLRFPQRVKNQGTADFLPSKAPYSWEWHSCHNHFHSMDDFSLYELADAKTGKAVAEGHKASFCLEDTSCEAGYYRRYACTSHTQGLSPGCYDTYNADIDCQWIDITDVAPGKYKLKVTVNPKKKIQESNFANNVVQCDVHYTGNAAHVSACKTTAS